The DNA region TTCACGCGAGGCGGTGATGTCGTGATAGATCAGCGCCGCGCCGGTGATGGTGTTGTCGCCGTCGCGCAGCGGCCGGCCCGACACCACGAGGTGAATCTCCGACGCGCCGCGCACCGGCCGGGCGACGAATTCCAGCCCGTCGAACTCCTCGCCGCGCAGCGCCTTGGCCGAGGGCATGTCGTTGGCCAGCATCGGTGTGACGCCGTCGGCCTGGAACACGTTGCTCATGGCGCGCAGCTCGCGGACAGTCATGCCCGGCTTGTAGCGCAGCATCTTCTCGGCGGCCGGGTTCGAGAGCAGCACGGTGCCGCCGCCGTCGATCACCAGCACCGCCTCCGCCATGCTGCGGAATGTGGTTTCCATCACCGAGGTGGAACGGCGGAGCCCTTCGAGCGCGGCGCCGAGATCCTTGGTGCGTTCGGCCACCTTGCCCTCGAGCGACAGATTGGTCGCCTTGGTCGCGCTGAGCGCGCCCTGCAGTTCGCGGCTGGCGCGCCGGGCCGCCAGCGTCAGCGCGACCGCGAGCAGCAGGATCATCACCACGCCGGCAAGGTCGACCGCCAGCAACAGCCGGCCATTGGTCTTCGACTGTTCGGTGCGAATCCCGAGCAGGCGGCGCTCTTCGGTGACCAGGCGGTCGAGTGCCGCACCGACACTGTCCATCAGCGCGCGGCTCTCGCCCGCGGAGATCAGTGCCGCTGCGGCGGCCGTGTCGCCCGCCGTGCGCAACCTGATCAGTTCGGCACCGAGCGCAACGGCGCGCTCGACCTGTCCCTTGGTGCCCGCGATCAGCTGCGCCTCGTCCGGGGCCGACTTCACCGCAGCCATCAAATCGTCGAAGGCGGCGGTGAGGGCGGTGCTCTGCTCGCGAAACTCGTCGGCGAAGGACGCATCGCCCGTCAGCGCGAACCCGCGCGCCGCGCTCTCGACGCCGCGCGGCAGCGAACGCGCATCCGAAATGCGCTTGAGGATGCCGAGTGCGTGATCGACCGAATCAATCTCGCTGCGCGACTTGACATCCAGCCCGATCGACGCCGCGCTGATGACGAGGAGGATCGCAAGGCCGCTGCCGAGGATGAGACGCTGGGAAGCCATCGACGATTAGTACGAGCAATTATTTGGAAAGACGAGCAGAAGGAGCGGACTTCGCAAGACATTCGTTAACGGCGGCAATCAGCGCCTGCGGGGTAAACGGCTTGCGCAGGCAGGCTGACGCGCCGAGCTCGATCGTCATCCGCAGGAAATCCGGCGCACGGTCGGCATTGGCGAAGGCATAGCCGGACATCGCGATCACGGGAATATGGGGCGCGCGCTCGTGGAAGACGCGGATCGCCTCGAAACCGCGCATATGCGGCATGAAGACGTCGACCAGCATGACGTCGAACGACGCCTTGTCCAGCGCGCGCATGCCCGCTTCACCGCCATCCGCGACGGTGACGTCGAAGCCCTGGCGCTGCAAACACACCTCGATGGCGACACACACCATCGGGTCGTCATCGACCACGAGAACGCTCGGCACGATGCATCCTCTTCCTGCGGCCTCGCGTGCCGTCGACTCGCTTGGCCCGTCTGCCGATTAAGGCGGAACCTGGACGGAAAGTCTGTATCATAGAATGCATATGCTGTTTGCTGACAAGCAGATTTCCAGCTAGCCCTGACACCATCACTTGTATTTGTCCGCCCACATTACGACGGGTCCATGACCGCAGTTCCAGTCGCCGGCCGCGCCCCGCTGTCACCGCTCGGTCTCGCATTCCTGGTGGTCGCATCGACCGGCTGGGGTCTCAATTTCCCGATCATGAAGTTCCTGCTCACGGAGTGGCCGCCGCTGTCGTCGCGCGGGCTCTGCGGCGTGGTCGGCGCGATCGCACTCGCTCTGGTGGCGGTCGCACGCGGACAGCCGTTGCGCGTCCCTGACGGCATGTGGTTGCGGCTTGCGCTGGTGTCGACGCTGTCGATCGGCGGCTGGGTCGCGTCGATGGGGCTGGCGCTGATCTGGCTGCGGGCCAGCGAGGCGGCCGTGCTCGGGATCTCGATTCCGGTGTGGGTCGCGCTGGTCGCCTGGCCGGTGCTCGGCGAGCGCGTGTCGCTGCCGCGTGCGCTCGCGCTTGGCGTGGCGCTCGTCGGGATCGCCGCACTGATCGGCGGTGGCGGTCTTGACGCAAGCCTCGGCAAGTTGCCGGGCATCCTGTTCGCGCTCGCCGGCGCGCTCTGCGTCGGGTTTG from Bradyrhizobium sp. B124 includes:
- a CDS encoding response regulator; this encodes MPSVLVVDDDPMVCVAIEVCLQRQGFDVTVADGGEAGMRALDKASFDVMLVDVFMPHMRGFEAIRVFHERAPHIPVIAMSGYAFANADRAPDFLRMTIELGASACLRKPFTPQALIAAVNECLAKSAPSARLSK
- a CDS encoding DMT family transporter, which gives rise to MTAVPVAGRAPLSPLGLAFLVVASTGWGLNFPIMKFLLTEWPPLSSRGLCGVVGAIALALVAVARGQPLRVPDGMWLRLALVSTLSIGGWVASMGLALIWLRASEAAVLGISIPVWVALVAWPVLGERVSLPRALALGVALVGIAALIGGGGLDASLGKLPGILFALAGALCVGFGTVLTKFFKLAMPPLSLAAWQLAIGCVPIAIAGVLIEQPQLAALSQFGWASMLYMTLIQFCLCYVCWFAALERLPAATASIGTLLVPVVGVLAAAAMLREPLSPSDIAALVVTFAAVAVALRT